From Pusillibacter faecalis, one genomic window encodes:
- a CDS encoding YibE/F family protein, producing the protein MKFHAPTLSRQTHGPVLAALILLAVLLVLPTGYEEALVYQSADRVRAEVLSTDESTIIDTGLVRSGEQRCTVRLLGGQFEGRTVDAVNRLNGSLAEDKLFAPGDIAFVTVSHDGDQITTVSMTDHYRIDKELMLAGIFLLLLVLFAGWTGVRAVLSFIDTILLMWKVLVPCLLRGWNPVWVALGLVVVLTGLILSLIYGFERRCLAAASGAVLGIGVTAVLGIVFTDLFQIHGAVMESSESLLYAGYQHLDLTQIFMASIFLGSSGAVMDLSVDVCSAVYEVVQKRPDIGTREAISSGFAVGRAACGSTTTTLLLAYSGSYIALLMVFMAQGTPVEFILNYKYVAAEIVHTIVGSFGLVTVAPLTAITSGLLLTKTDLGRGADACGESVIAP; encoded by the coding sequence ATGAAATTTCATGCTCCCACGCTCTCCCGCCAGACCCATGGGCCTGTGCTGGCGGCGCTGATTTTGCTGGCAGTGCTGCTGGTTCTGCCCACAGGCTATGAGGAGGCGCTGGTCTATCAGAGTGCTGACCGGGTTCGGGCGGAGGTGCTGTCCACCGACGAGAGTACGATCATTGATACCGGTCTGGTCCGCTCCGGCGAGCAGCGATGCACCGTGCGGCTGCTGGGCGGCCAATTTGAGGGGCGGACGGTGGACGCAGTGAACCGTCTGAACGGCTCCCTGGCTGAGGATAAGCTGTTTGCCCCCGGCGACATCGCGTTTGTCACCGTCAGTCACGACGGGGATCAGATCACCACGGTCTCCATGACAGACCACTACCGAATTGACAAGGAGCTGATGCTGGCGGGGATATTTCTCCTGCTGCTGGTGCTGTTCGCCGGCTGGACGGGGGTGCGGGCTGTGCTCTCCTTTATCGACACGATTTTGCTCATGTGGAAGGTGCTGGTGCCTTGTCTGCTGCGGGGGTGGAACCCGGTGTGGGTGGCGCTTGGACTGGTCGTGGTGCTGACAGGGCTCATCCTCAGCCTGATCTACGGCTTTGAGCGCCGCTGTCTGGCGGCGGCGTCTGGGGCGGTGTTGGGTATTGGTGTGACGGCAGTGCTGGGGATTGTATTTACGGACCTGTTTCAAATTCACGGTGCGGTCATGGAGTCCAGCGAAAGTTTGCTGTATGCCGGATATCAGCACCTGGACCTGACCCAAATCTTTATGGCCTCTATCTTTCTGGGGTCTTCCGGGGCAGTGATGGACCTGTCGGTGGACGTCTGCTCCGCGGTATACGAGGTGGTGCAAAAGCGGCCGGACATCGGCACACGGGAGGCCATCTCCTCCGGCTTTGCCGTGGGACGGGCTGCCTGCGGCTCCACAACCACCACACTGCTGCTGGCCTACTCCGGAAGCTATATCGCGCTTTTAATGGTATTTATGGCCCAGGGGACGCCAGTGGAGTTCATTTTGAACTACAAGTACGTGGCCGCGGAGATTGTCCACACGATTGTGGGCTCTTTCGGTCTGGTGACAGTGGCGCCTCTCACTGCCATCACCAGCGGTCTCCTGCTGACGAAAACCGATCTGGGGCGGGGCGCCGATGCCTGTGGGGAGAGTGTGATCGCCCCATGA
- a CDS encoding alkaline phosphatase produces MKRLFAGALAGVTILGLAACAAPAVQRGAAETEKTAAMTETAVYGAAKNPKYVFLFIGDGMSYPQIQSTSDYLGALQDADYRQAQPSLDDNQGAKLDGPEYLNFMNFEAAGSAVTYDSNSFAPDSASTATSIATGYKTYSGSINVDETGSKKYETIAEKLKEQKGWEIGVISSVNLNHATPAAFYAHQASRNDYYEIGLELVASGFDYFAGGGLLKPTGADGHQKDLYTLAEEAGYTVARTNAEASAINASTDQAILIDEDLADSDAMAYEIDRTSDMWSLADYVEKGIEVLNNSKGFFLMCEGGKIDWACHANDAASTIHDTQALADAVQVAVDFAKKHPSDTLILVTGDHETGGLTIGYAGTDYDTYLDLLENQKISFAKFDSDYVAKYKTEKTPFADVLRDVEKLFGLKASGAQSDKLVLTDYEMQQLKTAYEKSVNGTAASPYDQEESILYGTYEPLSVTITHIINNKSGVSFTSYSHTGLPVAVLAEGAGADTFNGYYDNTQIYTKLAALVGVR; encoded by the coding sequence CCGGCGTCACCATACTTGGCCTTGCCGCCTGCGCCGCTCCCGCTGTTCAAAGAGGAGCCGCCGAGACGGAAAAGACCGCCGCGATGACGGAAACCGCCGTCTACGGTGCGGCTAAAAATCCCAAATACGTGTTTTTATTTATTGGAGACGGCATGAGCTATCCGCAGATTCAATCCACCTCCGATTATCTCGGCGCGTTGCAGGATGCGGATTACCGGCAGGCGCAGCCCAGCCTGGATGACAACCAGGGCGCTAAGCTGGACGGTCCCGAGTATTTGAACTTTATGAATTTTGAGGCCGCTGGCTCTGCTGTGACCTATGACTCCAACTCCTTCGCGCCGGACTCCGCCTCCACCGCCACCTCCATCGCTACCGGCTACAAGACCTATTCCGGCTCCATCAACGTGGACGAAACCGGGTCTAAAAAATATGAGACCATTGCGGAAAAGCTGAAGGAGCAAAAGGGCTGGGAGATCGGTGTCATCTCCTCCGTCAATCTCAACCACGCCACTCCCGCCGCCTTCTATGCCCATCAGGCCAGCCGCAATGACTACTATGAGATCGGACTGGAGTTGGTTGCGTCGGGCTTTGACTACTTTGCAGGCGGCGGTCTGCTCAAGCCCACCGGCGCGGACGGCCATCAAAAGGACCTGTACACCTTGGCAGAGGAGGCCGGTTACACCGTGGCCAGGACCAATGCGGAGGCCTCCGCAATCAACGCCTCCACGGATCAGGCCATTCTCATCGACGAGGATCTGGCTGACAGCGACGCCATGGCCTATGAAATTGACCGCACCAGCGATATGTGGTCCCTGGCGGACTATGTGGAAAAGGGCATCGAGGTTCTGAACAACAGCAAGGGCTTCTTCCTGATGTGCGAGGGCGGCAAGATCGACTGGGCCTGCCACGCCAATGACGCCGCCTCCACCATTCATGACACTCAGGCCCTGGCCGACGCTGTTCAGGTGGCCGTGGATTTCGCGAAGAAGCATCCCAGTGACACGCTGATCCTTGTGACCGGAGACCATGAGACCGGCGGCCTCACCATCGGCTATGCCGGCACCGACTATGACACCTATCTGGACCTGCTGGAAAACCAGAAGATTTCCTTTGCCAAGTTTGACAGCGATTATGTGGCCAAGTACAAGACAGAGAAGACACCCTTTGCGGACGTTCTCAGGGATGTGGAAAAGCTCTTTGGCCTGAAGGCCTCCGGCGCGCAGAGCGACAAGCTGGTTCTCACTGATTATGAGATGCAGCAGCTCAAAACTGCCTATGAAAAAAGCGTCAACGGCACTGCCGCCAGTCCGTACGATCAGGAGGAGTCTATACTTTACGGCACCTACGAGCCTTTGAGCGTTACCATCACCCACATCATCAACAACAAATCCGGCGTGTCCTTCACCTCTTACAGCCATACCGGCCTGCCGGTTGCGGTGTTGGCAGAGGGCGCGGGCGCCGACACCTTCAACGGCTACTACGACAACACCCAGATTTACACGAAGCTGGCCGCCCTGGTGGGCGTTCGCTGA